A genomic region of Runella rosea contains the following coding sequences:
- a CDS encoding adenylate/guanylate cyclase domain-containing protein: MKNPWMYLLLFGLFLVEVKLHAQTKQAISTSPNLPTADSLFKLAEKYDSVGDSKRALPLFESSLPIYQKLGKQREVGHCFNYIGANYYRQGNLSKALAYFEKGVAAYKKAGYKKGVAALLNNVGVIYYSMGNYPQAVELYKQTILMQEKIGNKNTTATITGNIGGIYSKIKDYPNALKYFNKADALFKELNDKRGVAKILMEVGYISMEQGNFDKALKEFDESLTIAQKAKEKEVEIEVLSNLGELFYRKSDFQKALYYYNDCLKKAEEIGKLQYRSSCSIAIGNIFYQLKKYKEAVGKCSAGLTIAEKMGAISIKKDACECLYHSYKSLNNKSLALLYYEKVNAFEDSLNTKEASSRMMNMEFQKQQLVDSIAFVKKQSVAQLKHQAEIQAQEKQRNVIIASLGMVLLIAGGLWYRLNFVRKAKEILKIEKDRSEALLLNILPQEIAEELKATGSVKAKDFGLVSILFTDFQSFTQTAQTMSPQRLVEEINVCFEAFDRISEKYQIEKIKTIGDAYMAAGGMANADENTPRNVVLAGLEMQAFIAQRAIENQQAPKPYFEMRLGIHAGPIVAGIVGVKKFQYDIWGDTVNTASRMESNGSVGKVNISEVFYELIKDDPLFSFEYRGNISAKGKGEIKMYFVEKKASM; the protein is encoded by the coding sequence GTGAAAAACCCTTGGATGTATTTATTGTTGTTTGGCCTTTTTCTGGTGGAGGTCAAACTGCATGCACAAACCAAACAAGCCATTAGCACTTCCCCAAATCTCCCAACCGCTGATAGCCTTTTCAAACTTGCTGAAAAATATGACAGTGTTGGCGACTCAAAACGAGCCCTGCCATTGTTTGAAAGCAGCTTACCTATTTACCAAAAACTGGGAAAGCAACGGGAAGTTGGGCATTGTTTTAACTACATCGGGGCAAATTATTACCGCCAAGGTAACCTTTCTAAAGCCCTTGCTTATTTTGAAAAAGGCGTAGCTGCCTATAAAAAGGCGGGATATAAAAAAGGAGTGGCTGCTTTATTAAACAACGTAGGTGTGATTTATTACAGCATGGGCAATTATCCACAGGCGGTAGAGCTGTATAAACAGACCATTTTGATGCAAGAAAAAATTGGGAATAAAAATACGACTGCTACCATTACAGGAAACATTGGAGGTATTTACTCAAAAATAAAAGATTACCCCAACGCCCTGAAATACTTTAACAAAGCAGATGCCCTTTTCAAAGAGTTAAACGACAAACGAGGAGTCGCCAAAATACTGATGGAGGTGGGTTATATCTCTATGGAGCAAGGCAATTTTGACAAAGCCTTGAAAGAGTTTGATGAATCACTGACCATTGCTCAAAAAGCGAAAGAAAAAGAGGTAGAAATAGAAGTGCTGTCAAACTTGGGAGAGTTGTTTTACCGAAAATCAGATTTTCAAAAAGCGTTGTACTACTACAACGACTGTCTAAAAAAAGCTGAAGAAATTGGCAAATTACAGTATAGAAGTAGCTGTAGCATTGCCATTGGCAATATATTCTATCAACTAAAAAAATACAAAGAAGCCGTTGGAAAATGCAGCGCTGGGCTAACAATAGCCGAAAAAATGGGTGCAATTTCTATCAAAAAAGATGCCTGCGAATGTCTTTATCATTCTTATAAATCTTTGAACAACAAATCGTTGGCATTGCTGTATTATGAAAAAGTAAATGCTTTTGAAGATAGTTTGAACACAAAAGAAGCTTCCAGCCGAATGATGAACATGGAGTTTCAAAAGCAACAGCTGGTGGACAGCATCGCCTTCGTCAAAAAACAAAGTGTAGCCCAACTCAAACACCAAGCCGAAATACAGGCCCAAGAAAAGCAGCGAAATGTTATCATTGCCTCGTTGGGAATGGTGCTGCTGATAGCAGGCGGTTTGTGGTATCGGCTGAATTTTGTGAGAAAAGCTAAAGAAATCCTCAAAATTGAAAAAGATCGTTCAGAAGCCTTACTTTTAAATATCTTGCCCCAAGAAATCGCCGAAGAACTCAAAGCCACGGGCAGCGTCAAAGCCAAAGATTTTGGCTTAGTCTCCATTCTTTTTACCGATTTTCAATCCTTCACACAAACCGCCCAAACCATGTCACCGCAGCGATTGGTCGAAGAAATCAATGTCTGTTTCGAGGCGTTTGATAGGATTTCAGAAAAATACCAAATCGAAAAAATCAAGACCATTGGCGATGCCTACATGGCCGCAGGAGGCATGGCCAATGCCGACGAAAACACCCCCAGAAATGTGGTATTGGCAGGACTGGAAATGCAGGCGTTTATCGCCCAAAGGGCCATCGAAAACCAACAAGCCCCAAAACCTTACTTTGAAATGCGGCTGGGTATCCACGCTGGGCCGATCGTGGCGGGCATTGTGGGCGTAAAAAAATTTCAGTACGACATCTGGGGCGATACCGTCAATACCGCCAGCCGTATGGAAAGCAACGGAAGCGTTGGCAAAGTAAACATCAGCGAGGTATTCTACGAATTAATCAAAGACGATCCACTTTTCTCCTTTGAATACCGAGGAAACATCAGCGCAAAAGGAAAAGGTGAAATAAAGATGTACTTTGTGGAGAAGAAAGCTTCCATGTAA